The DNA region CGGGTGCGACAGACCCGGCGCCCGGAAGACGAAGCCCGCGCACCGCGCGAAAACCAGCAGCCCTGCGCCGCTCATCCGGCCGTCAAGTTGCGAATCTGCGCGATCGCTTCGTTGAAAAGATCGGCACACGAGTGCATGGCGAAAGCACCGAACAACGCGATGCAGACGCCGACGGCCACGAGTTTTGGAAAAAGCGATAGCGTCTGCTCCTGCACCTGCGTCGCGGCCTGCGCAACCGCGACGATGGTGCCGATCAGCGTCGCGACGCCCAAAACCGGCAAGCACAGGAGCGCCGTCAGCACGAGCGCGTGATGCAAGAGCCCGTCAAACGCCGCCATACGGCGACGGTAACGCGAGCCTGTTACCGGATTGTGGCTACGGAGCTACGGCAAAAGACGGGCGCCACGCCGTGGCCGCGATCAGCGAGCTGACGATTGCGCGGCTGGCCGGCGATTTGTTGAGCGTATAGAAATGAATGCCGGGCGCACCGCGCCGCAACAGATCCGCGCACTGCAGCGTGGCAAAGGCGACGCCAAGATCCTCGACCGCCTTGGGTTCTTCGCGCCGCTCCTCGAGTTCGACCAGCAGCTTCGGCGGAATGGTCGCGCCGCACAGCGCCGTAAAGCGTTGAATCTGTTCGAAGTTCGTGATCGGCATGATTCCCGGAAGGATGGGAACGGTAATGCCTTGCGCCCGGGCGAGTTCGACGAACGAAAAATACTTGTCGTTGTCGAAAAAGAGTTGTGTAATCAAGAACTCCGCGCCGGCGTCAACTTTCTCGCGTAGATAGCGCAAGTCGGTTGCGAAGTCGGGCGCTTCGATATGTTTCTCGGGGTGGCACGCGCCGCCGACGCAAAAGCGGTAGTTGCGCTTGATCATCGCAATCAGCTCGCTCGCGTGCGCGAATCCGCCTTCGGGCTGCACGAACCCGGCCGCGTCGCGCGGAGGATCGCCGCGCAGCGCCAGGACGTTCTCGATGCCGGCCGACTCCAAGTCGTTCAGCAGCGAACGCAACTCCGAACGTGTACTGCCGACGCACGTAACGTGCGCCATCACGTTGAGCCCGATCTCGCGGCTGATCTGCTTGGAGACTTCCACCGTTCGCGCGCGTGTCGAACCGCCCGCGCCGTACGTCACTGAGACGAAAGCTGGCCGCAGGTCGCGCAAGGTCTGCGCGGTTTCGAGCAGCTGAGCACGAGCCTCGTCGTTCTTGGGCGGAAAGAATTCGAACGAAAAGAACGGCCGCTGCGCCGCCAGCGCGTCGCTGATTCGCATGACGCTTTCTTAACGAAAGCTCGACGCGACGCCTCCGCAGACCAGCCCCCAGCCGTCCACCATGACGAACAACAGCAATTTCACGGGTAGCGAGATGACGGACGGGCTGAGCATGAACATTCCCAAGCCCATCAGGATCGACGCGATCGCCAGATCGATCGCCACGAACGGCAAATACAGCGCAAAGCCGATTGCAAACGCGTCACGCAGCTCGCCGACAACGAAAGCCGGAATCAGCACGACGAGCGGCGCGCGCGCGGGGTCCTCGAGCGGACGGTGCGCGACGCGGCGGAAGAGCTCGATGTCGGCGGAATGCGTTTGGTGCAGCATGAAGTCGCGCAGCGGAGCTGCCGCGCGATCCAGAAATTGGGATTGTGAAATGCGCCCCTTCGCGTATGGATCGATTGCATCGTGCGAGATTCGCGACAGCGTCGGCGACATGATCGCGGCGCTGAGCACGAGCGCTAACCCGGTGAGAACGGCGTTGGGCGGTAGCGCAGCCGCGCCAATGGCGGAGCGCACCAGCGAGAGGACGACGACGATGCGAACGAACGAGGTGGACATGACGAGCACGAACGGCGCAACCGACAGAGCAGTAAGCGCAGCGAGTACATCCAAAGGAAGCGAGGCGTGCGCGCGGCCGGCGAGCGTCATCAGGCCATCCATTATGAAGGTTCCGATCCGGCAACGAGCTCCGTGATTCGCAGTCCGTAGTTGTCATCTATGGCAACGATCTCGCCGCGGCCGATCAGCTTCCCATTCACCAGCATATCCACCGCAGCGCCGGCGGCGCGATCGAGTTGGACGAGCGAGCCGGTGCCCAGCGCCAAAATCTGCGAGATGGGCATCGCGCACGCGCCG from Candidatus Rubrimentiphilum sp. includes:
- a CDS encoding flagellar biosynthetic protein FliQ; this translates as MAAFDGLLHHALVLTALLCLPVLGVATLIGTIVAVAQAATQVQEQTLSLFPKLVAVGVCIALFGAFAMHSCADLFNEAIAQIRNLTAG
- the metF gene encoding methylenetetrahydrofolate reductase [NAD(P)H], translating into MRISDALAAQRPFFSFEFFPPKNDEARAQLLETAQTLRDLRPAFVSVTYGAGGSTRARTVEVSKQISREIGLNVMAHVTCVGSTRSELRSLLNDLESAGIENVLALRGDPPRDAAGFVQPEGGFAHASELIAMIKRNYRFCVGGACHPEKHIEAPDFATDLRYLREKVDAGAEFLITQLFFDNDKYFSFVELARAQGITVPILPGIMPITNFEQIQRFTALCGATIPPKLLVELEERREEPKAVEDLGVAFATLQCADLLRRGAPGIHFYTLNKSPASRAIVSSLIAATAWRPSFAVAP
- the fliP gene encoding flagellar type III secretion system pore protein FliP (The bacterial flagellar biogenesis protein FliP forms a type III secretion system (T3SS)-type pore required for flagellar assembly.), translated to MDGLMTLAGRAHASLPLDVLAALTALSVAPFVLVMSTSFVRIVVVLSLVRSAIGAAALPPNAVLTGLALVLSAAIMSPTLSRISHDAIDPYAKGRISQSQFLDRAAAPLRDFMLHQTHSADIELFRRVAHRPLEDPARAPLVVLIPAFVVGELRDAFAIGFALYLPFVAIDLAIASILMGLGMFMLSPSVISLPVKLLLFVMVDGWGLVCGGVASSFR
- the fliN gene encoding flagellar motor switch protein FliN, which encodes MTADRKLDMLNDVRVRIAVEVGACAMPISQILALGTGSLVQLDRAAGAAVDMLVNGKLIGRGEIVAIDDNYGLRITELVAGSEPS